DNA sequence from the Streptomyces sp. NBC_01497 genome:
GCACCACCGGTGTCCGCTCGTACGGCGTCCCGGGCGCTGCCACGTCATAGGCGCCGCCGAGAGCCTGAAGCGCGTACGCGAACTTCTCCGGAGTGTCCGTGTGCAGCGTCAGCAGCGGCTCGCCCGCACGGACCTCGTCGCCCGGCTTGGCATGCAGTTCGACGCCCGCGCCTGCCTGCACCGCGTCCTCCTTGCGGGCGCGGCCCGCGCCGAGGCGCCAGGCCGCCACACCGACGTCGTACGCGTCGAGGCGGGAGAGCACACCGGTGGCGGGAGCGGTGATCACGTGCCGCTCGGCGGCCACCGGCAGCGCGGCGTCCGGGTCGCCGCCCTGCGCCGCGACCATGCGGCGCCACACGTCCATCGCCGCGCCGTTCGCGAGCGCCTTCTCCGGGTCGGCGTCGGGCAGGCCCGCCGCGTCGAGCATCTCCCGGGCCAGCGCGAGCGTCAGCTCCACCACATCGGCGGGACCGCCACCGGCCAGGACCTCGACGGACTCCCGTACCTCCAGCGCGTTGCCGGCCGTCAGGCCGAGCGGCGTCGCCATGTCCGTGAGCAGGGCGACGGTCCGTACGCCGTGGTCCGTGCCGAGAGAGACCATGGTGGACGCGAGCTCCCGCGCGTCCTCGATCGTCTTCATGAAC
Encoded proteins:
- a CDS encoding thymidine phosphorylase — protein: MDVISVIRTKRDKGELTPEQIDWVIDAYTRGAVADEQMSALAMAILLNGMNRTEIARWTAAMIASGERMDFAALSRPTADKHSTGGVGDKITLPLAPLVAACGAAVPQLSGRGLGHTGGTLDKLESIPGWRASLSNDEMMRVLDTTGAVICAAGDGLAPADKKLYALRDVTGTVEAIPLIASSIMSKKIAEGTGSLVLDVKVGSGAFMKTIEDARELASTMVSLGTDHGVRTVALLTDMATPLGLTAGNALEVRESVEVLAGGGPADVVELTLALAREMLDAAGLPDADPEKALANGAAMDVWRRMVAAQGGDPDAALPVAAERHVITAPATGVLSRLDAYDVGVAAWRLGAGRARKEDAVQAGAGVELHAKPGDEVRAGEPLLTLHTDTPEKFAYALQALGGAYDVAAPGTPYERTPVVRERIG